The Calditrichota bacterium genome segment TGCTGGGGGAAAAGCCCGACCTGCTCTACTTCAAGGGACTGGCGCAATGCAGGATTCTGAAGGAAGACTTGGAGGGAGCACGGCAGGTGCTGGAGAGCGCCGTCGCAGGAGGATACGAAGACGCGGTGGTCCACTTCCAGCTCGGCGAGGTATGGCGAGACATGGGAAACTTTGCTGAGTCCGTGCGCTGCTTCGCGAAGGCTGCAGAGTTAGCTCCTGCCAATGTGGATGTCCTGAATGGGTACGCGCACGCACTGATGGCGGCCGGTCAGTACGAGGAGGCCACCGAGGCGCTCAACAAGGCCCATGCCCTTGCGCCCTCCCATGTGGGGGTGGCAGTAGGTCTGCTGCGTGCCTATCTGCAGCTGGAACGACCAGACGAAGCGCGCGCCATGGTCGAGGTGCTCAGCGCGCTGGACATTGCCAATGCCCAGGCAAACCGAGAGGTGGGCGACGCGTGTGTGCGGCTCGGCCTGCACACGCACGCCATTGCCTTTTATGAGAAGGCCCTCGTTCTTGGTCCGCCTGAGGCGCGCGTCCTCGGAAACATCGCCTCCTGCTATGCGCACTTGGGGCACGCAGAAGCGGCCCGGCTGGGCTACAAGGCAGCCTTAGAGCTCGATCCAAGCTATGAGTTAGCAAGACGCAACCTGGCCGTCTTGAACA includes the following:
- a CDS encoding tetratricopeptide repeat protein, whose protein sequence is FTTVIVDSWGFENRALHHIGQCYIAMGKLQEAEAWYEALLGEKPDLLYFKGLAQCRILKEDLEGARQVLESAVAGGYEDAVVHFQLGEVWRDMGNFAESVRCFAKAAELAPANVDVLNGYAHALMAAGQYEEATEALNKAHALAPSHVGVAVGLLRAYLQLERPDEARAMVEVLSALDIANAQANREVGDACVRLGLHTHAIAFYEKALVLGPPEARVLGNIASCYAHLGHAEAARLGYKAALELDPSYELARRNLAVLNRLTAPVKA